In Geotrypetes seraphini chromosome 4, aGeoSer1.1, whole genome shotgun sequence, a single window of DNA contains:
- the CALHM3 gene encoding calcium homeostasis modulator protein 3, giving the protein MERFRMIFQYFQSNSESVTNGICGILALASVKIYSYFDFNCPCIPQYNIAYGMGIMFVPPIALFLCGLIVNRQSVIMLEEWKRPTGRRKKNLAIVKFMCLSVIQKAMIAPMVWIIVTLLDGKCFVCAFSSLVDPGKFSGFTNGTLQETQLLLSKVPCKEDDLVRNSTSRKAVSRYLRCWSQAIGWSILLFLIVLAFLAKSLRPCFNQTNFLQTRYWSNYIDIEQKIFDEICCEHAREFAHKCIIHFFESMQVEIKTRCFKAQKMQREESCKEEESCLYGITNQEQMDNILKSWYQSRPPLDINQAVQYQRARARRLMSWDFNQEGNRWHCPHHTKTSKETDV; this is encoded by the exons ATGGAGCGATTCCGCATGATATTCCAGTATTTCCAGTCCAACTCGGAGTCGGTGACGAATGGAATCTGTGGGATCTTAGCTTTGGCCAGCGTGAAAATCTACTCCTATTTTGACTTTAACTGTCCGTGTATTCCTCAGTACAACATAGCTTATGGAATGGGGATCATGTTTGTCCCACCCATCGCCCTATTTCTCTGTGGTCTGATTGTGAATAGACAATCGGTGATAATGCTGGAAGAATGGAAGAGACCCACGGGAAGGAGAAAAAAGAATCTGGCTATTGTCAA GTTCATGTGTTTGTCTGTCATCCAGAAAGCCATGATTGCTCCGATGGTCTGGATTATCGTCACCCTCCTTGACGGTAAATGCTTTGTCTGCGCATTCAGCAGCTTGGTCGACCCTGGAAAGTTTTCTGGATTTACAAACGGCACGCTGCAAGAGACCCAGCTCCTGCTCTCCAAGGTACCCTGTAAAGAAGATGACCTCGTGAGAAACAGCACTTCTAGGAAAGCAGTATCTCGATACCTGAGGTGCTGGTCCCAG GCTATAGGCTGGAGTATTCTTCTGTTCCTGATTGTGCTCGCTTTTCTAGCCAAGTCCCTCAGACCTTGCTTTAACCAGACCAACTTTCTGCAGACTCGCTACTGGAGCAACTACATCGACATCGAGCAAAAGATTTTTGACGAAATCTGCTGTGAGCATGCTCGGGAATTTGCCCACAAGTGCATCATCCACTTTTTTGAAAGCATGCAGGTAGAAATAAAGACAAGATGTTTTAAGGCACAGAAAATGCAGAGAGAGGAGAGCTGCAAGGAAGAGGAGAGCTGTCTGTATGGAATCACTAACCAAGAGCAAATGGACAATATCCTGAAGTCTTGGTACCAGAGCAGACCGCCACTTGACATCAACCAGGCCGTCCAGTATCAGCGTGCAAGAGCAAGACGATTAATGTCTTGGGATTTCAACCAGGAGGGCAATAGGTGGCATTGTCCACATCACACAAAAACCTCAAAAGAAACTGATGTATAG